In one window of Nicotiana tabacum cultivar K326 chromosome 12, ASM71507v2, whole genome shotgun sequence DNA:
- the LOC107787968 gene encoding auxin response factor 5 has translation MGSVEEKHKPGSLVSGAHTLLEEMKLLKEMQDHSGGRKLINSELWHACAGPLVTLPQVGSLVYYFPQGHSEQVAVSTNRTATSQIPNYPNLASQLLCQVHNVTLHADKETDEIYAQMSLQPVNSEKDVFPIPDFGLKPSKHPTEFFCKTLTASDTSTHGGFSVPRRAAEKLFPPLDYSMQPPTQELVVRDLHNNTWTFRHIYRGQPKRHLLTTGWSMFVGAKRLRAGDSVLFIRDEKSQLMLGVRRANRQQTSLPSSVLSADSMHIGVLAAAAHAAANRSTFTIFYNPRACPSEFVIPLAKYRKSVYGTQLSVGMRFGMMFETEESGKRRYMGTIVGISDLDPLRWPGSKWRCLQAEWDEPGCGDKQSRVSPWEVETPESLFIFPSLTAGLKRPYQSSFLGAQTEWDSLMHRPFMRVPENVYGELQISSISNLWSEQLMKMLARPPGVTGLQCGVPTVQDIKVALPQESRNLIHAAGNQKPELSTVEDTSVQSERNPQVILNQPCVVNSISSPQATLQPKSQPPEKVGSDTVGISSEQAKETSVSVDRLDQCQSLGQCNDEKVTIKPASPHILPTDATASHQNSLSQLQSSPWRQIEAASANNILQCSNNNEWNLPFQSTAGLLRSPVSNSTLTKHEHSFMLPDSVIGPGLAPIGQDLWDHQLNDVKCFSQTNLQVPLLTQDITNMQFLPDSYGFKDLSEESHNQSDIYSCLNFDSNSGSTVIDNSVSSTVLDEFCTLKHTDFQSPSDFLLGNFSSSQDVQSQITSASLADSQNFSVQDFADNSGGASSSNVNFDESNLLQNSSWQQVAPRVRTYTKIQKAGSVGRSIDVSSFKTYDELRSEIERMFGLEGLLNDTRGSGWKLVYVDYENDVLLVGDDPWEEFVGCVRCIRILSPTEVQQMGEEGMQLLNSAGLQGINGSTSEFPN, from the exons ATGGGTTCTGTTGAAGAAAAGCACAAGCCAGGAAGTTTGGTTAGTGGAGCACATACTCTACTTGAGGAAATGAAATTATTGAAAGAAATGCAGGATCATTCTG GAGGAAGGAAGCTAATAAATTCAGAGCTGTGGCATGCTTGTGCTGGCCCACTTGTAACATTGCCTCAAGTTGGAAGCCTTGTGTATTACTTCCCACAGGGGCACAGTGAACAG GTGGCAGTTTCCACAAACAGAACAGCAACTTCCCAGATACCTAATTATCCAAATCTTGCTTCTCAGTTGTTGTGCCAAGTCCACAATGTTACCCTACAT GCAGATAAAGAAACAGATGAGATCTATGCCCAAATGAGCCTCCAACCTGTGAATTCT GAGAAAGATGTCTTCCCCATTCCGGACTTTGGACTGAAGCCTAGTAAGCATCCGACTGAGTTCTTCTGCAAAACTTTGACTGCCAGTGATACAAGCACACATGGTGGATTCTCAGTTCCTAGAAGAGCAGCAGAAAAGCTGTTCCCGCCCCTG GATTACTCAATGCAACCTCCAACACAAGAGCTTGTTGTACGAGACTTGCACAATAATACTTGGACATTCCGTCACATATACCGCG GGCAGCCAAAGCGACATCTTCTCACAACCGGCTGGAGCATGTTTGTTGGAGCAAAACGCCTTAGAGCAGGAGATTCTGTTCTATTTATCAG AGATGAGAAGTCACAGTTAATGTTGGGAGTGAGGCGTGCTAACCGTCAGCAAACCTCGTTGCCGTCTTCAGTTCTGTCTGCTGATAGTATGCATATTGGAGTACTTGCAGCTGCTGCCCATGCTGCTGCTAATAGAAGCACATTCACAATTTTCTACAATCCAAG GGCATGCCCTTCAGAGTTTGTTATTCCCTTGGCCAAATATAGAAAATCTGTTTATGGCACACAACTGTCAGTTGGTATGAGGTTTGGGATGATGTTTGAAACTGAGGAATCGGGTAAACGCAG ATACATGGGCACTATTGTTGGCATTAGTGACTTGGATCCACTAAGATGGCCTGGTTCCAAATGGCGGTGTCTTCAG GCAGAGTGGGACGAACCGGGATGTGGAGACAAGCAGAGTAGAGTTAGTCCATGGGAAGTTGAGACACCAGAAAGTCTCTTCATATTTCCTTCTCTGACTGCAGGCCTCAAACGACCTTACCAGTCTTCCTTTTTGG GAGCACAAACTGAGTGGGACAGTTTGATGCACCGCCCTTTCATGCGTGTTCCTGAAAATGTATATGGTGAACTTCAAATTTCCTCAATCTCAAACCTATGGTCAGAACAGTTAATGAAGATGCTGGCAAGACCTCCTGGTGTTACTGGTCTTCAATGCGGTGTCCCCACTGTACAAGATATTAAGGTTGCACTACCTCAAGAATCTAGGAATCTAATACATGCAGCAGGCAACCAGAAACCTGAGCTAAGTACCGTAGAAGATACATCTGTACAAAGTGAAAGAAATCCTCAAGTCATCCTCAATCAACCTTGTGTTGTGAACTCAATTTCTTCACCGCAAGCAACTCTGCAGCCAAAGTCTCAACCTCCAGAAAAAGTAGGCTCCGACACTGTAGGAATAAGTTCTGAGCAGGCAAAAGAAACTAGTGTTTCAGTGGATAGGTTAGATCAGTGTCAGTCCCTAGGGCAGTGTAATGACGAAAAAGTGACTATAAAGCCCGCAAGTCCACATATTCTCCCGACTGATGCAACAGCTTCCCACCAGAACAGCTTATCTCAATTGCAATCCAGTCCATGGCGTCAAATTGAGGCTGCTAGTGCCAATAATATCCTTCAATGCTCCAATAACAATGAGTGGAATCTGCCCTTCCAGTCTACTGCTGGATTGCTCAGATCTCCTGTGTCGAACTCCACTTTGACGAAGCACGAGCATTCTTTTATGTTGCCTGATTCAGTTATTGGTCCTGGACTAGCTCCAATAGGCCAGGATTTGTGGGATCATCAGTTGAATGATGTGAAGTGCTTTTCCCAAACAAACCTTCAGGTTCCGCTGTTAACGCAAGACATAACTAACATGCAGTTCTTACCTGATTCATATGGTTTTAAAGACTTATCAGAGGAGAGCCATAACCAAAGCGACATATATAGTTGTCTTAATTTTGATAGTAACAGTGGGAGCACAGTGATTGATAATTCTGTTTCAAGCACAGTGTTAGATGAGTTCTGCACTTTAAAACATACCGATTTCCAGAGTCCTTCAGATTTTCTATTAGGCAACTTCAGTTCTAGTCAAGACGTTCAGTCTCAGATTACATCAGCTAGCCTGGCAGATTCTCAGAATTTCTCTGTACAAGATTTTGCTGACAACTCAGGTGGCGCATCATCAAGCAATGTAAATTTTGATGAAAGTAATCTTTTGCAGAATAGCTCATGGCAGCAAGTAGCTCCACGTGTGCGAACATATACAAAG ATTCAAAAGGCTGGATCTGTAGGAAGGTCAATTGATGTCTCCAGTTTTAAAACTTACGATGAACTGCGATCTGAAATTGAAAGAATGTTTGGACTTGAGGGGCTGCTGAATGACACGAGAGGCTCGGGGTGgaagctggtatacgttgattatGAGAATGATGTACTCCTTGTCGGGGATGATCCTTGGGA GGAATTTGTTGGTTGTGTTCGATGTATCAGAATTTTATCGCCTACAGAAGTGCAGCAAATGGGAGAGGAAGGAATGCAGCTCTTGAACTCGGCCGGACTGCAGGGCATAAATGGCTCAACATCAGAATTTCCAAACTga
- the LOC107764097 gene encoding uncharacterized protein LOC107764097 isoform X2 — protein MGQSSSAEQVSPEQREAESLAASTGALPSLQKAFSLLSNPQTHSIPLHSLQKCFGFSFKGSTSEESTVPKEIPVLLSHLSSSIVDLFFLSEKGGVSWVEFLKGYTKCSGRAVSSASLNNLLRLFGMTCVKAGLPEKLQVVSDEDDSKISGFLSPVDVQMLLWMCWVMWWDSKKLKASGNLGDSGLPDVTHLVLSAIDSCTEADSKLDLWENSILDLDMQLPAAKIVLWALKTVPSLADCFGQFIHARICYIAAHEEKLEQADLFLHDISASEMSIGNLLTCGRAWAISLTLRSTMSEEMSKACFPSTAEEVDDYLLYRSSIHGKGLNRFWSNVEGYNGPLLILLSAHEVNNDSRRWIIGALIHQGLENQDTFYGSSGNLYSISPVFQVLTPSGREKNFVYSHLHATVKYEAHPKPVGLAFGGSSGNERIFIDEDFARVTVRHHACDKTYQHAPLFPDQGFLPVEASIFDVEVWGLGGKRARDVQSSYKKREELFTNQRRKVDLNSFGNWEDSPEKMMMDMVSDPNRVRREDR, from the exons ATGGGGCAATCTTCATCGGCGGAGCAAGTGTCGCCGGAGCAAAGAGAGGCAGAATCTTTGGCTGCTTCAACTGGAGCTCTTCCTTCTCTACAAAAAGCATTCTCTCTCCTTTCTAATCCTCAAACTCACTCCATCCCCCTCCATTCCCTTCag AAGTGTTTTGGGTTCTCCTTTAAGGGATCAACAAGTGAAGAATCGACAGTGCCGAAGGAAATTCCAGTTTTGTTGAGTCATTTGAGTTCTTCAATAGTTGACTTGTTTTTCTTGTCTGAAAAAGGAGGTGTTAGTTGGGTTGAGTTCCTAAAAGGCTATACAAAATGTTCTGGACGGGCAGTTAGTTCAGCTTCACTCAATAATTTGTTAAGATTATTTGGGATGACGTGTGTCAAGGCAGGTCTTCCGGAAAAACTGCAGGTTGTTTCTGATGAGGATGATAGTAAGATTAGTGGATTTTTATCGCCTGTTGATGTGCAGATGCTTCTTTGGATGTGTTGGGTTATGTGGTGGGATTCGAAGAAGTTGAAGGCTTCTGGTAATTTAGGGGATTCCGGTCTTCCAGATGTTACACATTTGGTGTTGTCAGCTATAGACTCTTGCACTGAAGCTGATAGCAAATTGGATTTATGGGAGAACAGCATTTTAGACTTGGATATGCAACTTCCTGCTGCAAAGATTGTACTGTGGGCTTTGAAGACAGTACCAAGCCTTGCGGACTGCTTTGGACAATTCATCCATGCGAGAATTTGTTACATAGCAGCCcatgag GAAAAACTAGAGCAAGCGGACCTTTTCTTGCATGATATTTCTGCAAGCGAAATGAGCATTGGCAATCTCCTTACTTGTGGAAGGGCTTGGGCTATCTCACTTACATTGAGGAGCACTATGAGTGAAGAGATGTCAAAGGCATGTTTTCCAAGTACTGCCGAGGAAGTAGATGACTACCTACTTTATAG GTCTTCTATTCATGGAAAAGGTCTGAATAGATTTTGGTCAAATGTTGAAGGATATAATGGTCCATTGCTAATTCTTCTCTCTGCTCATGAGGTCAATAACGATTCAAGGAGATGGATTATTGGTGCTCTCATTCATCAGGGTTTAGAAAATCAAGATACTTTCTACGGGTCATCTGGCAATTTATACTCCATTAGTCCAGTTTTTCAGGTGTTAACACCTTCAG GAAGGGAGAAAAACTTTGTTTACAGCCACTTGCATGCAACCGTTAAATATGAAGCTCATCCAAAGCCTGTCGGACTTGCTTTTGGAGGATCCTCTGGCAATGAAAGAATATTTATTGATGAAGATTTTGCTAGAGTTACAGTTCGTCATCATGCTTGTGACAAAACTTACCAACATGCTCCTCTTTTTCCCGACCAG GGATTTTTACCCGTCGAAGCTTCAATTTTTGATGTGGAGGTTTGGGGATTGGGAGGTAAAAGAGCAAGAGACGTGCAATCATCGTATAAGAAGAGGGAGGAACTCTTTACTAACCAAAGACGAAAG GTTGACTTGAATTCATTTGGAAATTGGGAAGATTCACCTGAGAAAATGATGATGGATATGGTTTCTGACCCCAACAGAGTTCGTCGCGAAGatcgatga
- the LOC107764097 gene encoding uncharacterized protein LOC107764097 isoform X1 — protein sequence MGQSSSAEQVSPEQREAESLAASTGALPSLQKAFSLLSNPQTHSIPLHSLQKCFGFSFKGSTSEESTVPKEIPVLLSHLSSSIVDLFFLSEKGGVSWVEFLKGYTKCSGRAVSSASLNNLLRLFGMTCVKAGLPEKLQVVSDEDDSKISGFLSPVDVQMLLWMCWVMWWDSKKLKASGNLGDSGLPDVTHLVLSAIDSCTEADSKLDLWENSILDLDMQLPAAKIVLWALKTVPSLADCFGQFIHARICYIAAHEQEKLEQADLFLHDISASEMSIGNLLTCGRAWAISLTLRSTMSEEMSKACFPSTAEEVDDYLLYRSSIHGKGLNRFWSNVEGYNGPLLILLSAHEVNNDSRRWIIGALIHQGLENQDTFYGSSGNLYSISPVFQVLTPSGREKNFVYSHLHATVKYEAHPKPVGLAFGGSSGNERIFIDEDFARVTVRHHACDKTYQHAPLFPDQGFLPVEASIFDVEVWGLGGKRARDVQSSYKKREELFTNQRRKVDLNSFGNWEDSPEKMMMDMVSDPNRVRREDR from the exons ATGGGGCAATCTTCATCGGCGGAGCAAGTGTCGCCGGAGCAAAGAGAGGCAGAATCTTTGGCTGCTTCAACTGGAGCTCTTCCTTCTCTACAAAAAGCATTCTCTCTCCTTTCTAATCCTCAAACTCACTCCATCCCCCTCCATTCCCTTCag AAGTGTTTTGGGTTCTCCTTTAAGGGATCAACAAGTGAAGAATCGACAGTGCCGAAGGAAATTCCAGTTTTGTTGAGTCATTTGAGTTCTTCAATAGTTGACTTGTTTTTCTTGTCTGAAAAAGGAGGTGTTAGTTGGGTTGAGTTCCTAAAAGGCTATACAAAATGTTCTGGACGGGCAGTTAGTTCAGCTTCACTCAATAATTTGTTAAGATTATTTGGGATGACGTGTGTCAAGGCAGGTCTTCCGGAAAAACTGCAGGTTGTTTCTGATGAGGATGATAGTAAGATTAGTGGATTTTTATCGCCTGTTGATGTGCAGATGCTTCTTTGGATGTGTTGGGTTATGTGGTGGGATTCGAAGAAGTTGAAGGCTTCTGGTAATTTAGGGGATTCCGGTCTTCCAGATGTTACACATTTGGTGTTGTCAGCTATAGACTCTTGCACTGAAGCTGATAGCAAATTGGATTTATGGGAGAACAGCATTTTAGACTTGGATATGCAACTTCCTGCTGCAAAGATTGTACTGTGGGCTTTGAAGACAGTACCAAGCCTTGCGGACTGCTTTGGACAATTCATCCATGCGAGAATTTGTTACATAGCAGCCcatgag CAGGAAAAACTAGAGCAAGCGGACCTTTTCTTGCATGATATTTCTGCAAGCGAAATGAGCATTGGCAATCTCCTTACTTGTGGAAGGGCTTGGGCTATCTCACTTACATTGAGGAGCACTATGAGTGAAGAGATGTCAAAGGCATGTTTTCCAAGTACTGCCGAGGAAGTAGATGACTACCTACTTTATAG GTCTTCTATTCATGGAAAAGGTCTGAATAGATTTTGGTCAAATGTTGAAGGATATAATGGTCCATTGCTAATTCTTCTCTCTGCTCATGAGGTCAATAACGATTCAAGGAGATGGATTATTGGTGCTCTCATTCATCAGGGTTTAGAAAATCAAGATACTTTCTACGGGTCATCTGGCAATTTATACTCCATTAGTCCAGTTTTTCAGGTGTTAACACCTTCAG GAAGGGAGAAAAACTTTGTTTACAGCCACTTGCATGCAACCGTTAAATATGAAGCTCATCCAAAGCCTGTCGGACTTGCTTTTGGAGGATCCTCTGGCAATGAAAGAATATTTATTGATGAAGATTTTGCTAGAGTTACAGTTCGTCATCATGCTTGTGACAAAACTTACCAACATGCTCCTCTTTTTCCCGACCAG GGATTTTTACCCGTCGAAGCTTCAATTTTTGATGTGGAGGTTTGGGGATTGGGAGGTAAAAGAGCAAGAGACGTGCAATCATCGTATAAGAAGAGGGAGGAACTCTTTACTAACCAAAGACGAAAG GTTGACTTGAATTCATTTGGAAATTGGGAAGATTCACCTGAGAAAATGATGATGGATATGGTTTCTGACCCCAACAGAGTTCGTCGCGAAGatcgatga